The genome window GATCTTGTTTGGGCCATTCAATGATAAAATAGTTAACTTTTTGAGAGTTATAATTAAATTCAAATTTTAGTTTTTTTTGCTCTGATTCTAATAAAAAGTGCTTATTTTTCGTATAACGATCAAGATCTTCGGTCCAATACAGTTTATATTTGGCAATTTTGTCTTCAGTTTGAAGATGCAATTCATTTTGACCATCTTTTAGAAAAAAAGCTTCGACATAATCAAGGGACAATTTACTTACCCCCAGCTTGTTTAATACGATCCAAAATTGGAACTGGAGAATCATAAGCTGCAATCTGGTAATTAATCTTTACTCCCTGATCAATTAGCTCATGTAAATCATGATCTTCCTCGGGGGTAAAACATAAATCATAATCGTAAATTACCGTGCGGTCATCACGTGTCCTCATGCCTCCATAATTTACCTCGGAAAATTCGACTCCCCCATTCTTCATTTTTAAAACACTAGAAGTACTATCAGTAATAAGAAAAGTAGTTTTTTTAATTGGTTTTTTCTGATATATTTTTATAAATTTTTCGACATCAAACACGTGAACTATGTAACCAGGTGCTGCCATCTTTAACACTTGTTCTTGCACGGGATTAGTGGCGGCCCGATCACTGATGCAAAGAATTTGTTCAGCTCCAATGTAACGTAACCAAGAACTTGCCACCTGCCCGTGAATTAATCGATCATCAATACGAATCCATTTGATCGCCATTGTTATCTACCTCCTTTTTTGAAGCTGCAGTTATATCGGTCATTACATTTTGACCAATTTCGTTAACAATCTTTTTAGCATCGGCTAAATTTTCTGGTTTTGAAAGTAATAATTCCATCAAAACCGGCAAGTTTAGTCCTGAGTATACTTGAACATTTTCCGCGGTCAAAGTCAGATAAGTTGAAATATTTGCAGGTGTTCCCCCATAAATATCAACTAAAATTAATACTTCCTGTCCTGGTTTCTGATACTGTTGGTAAATTGTCTGTAATTCAGCTAAACATTCATCATACGTTCGACCCGGAGTAACCGAAATAACGGTCACTTGTTCCTGCGAATTTCCAATAATCATTTCTGCTGTTTGCAAAGCAGCTAAAGCAAACTTACCATGACTAGCCAAAATTATTTTCAATGACATTCATTTCTCCTTTATTAGACTAAAATTCCGCCGACTGCCAAAACTGTTCCCAGTGCCAAAATTCCAAAAATCAGCCAAATCATGTATTTTCTAGGCATATAATCCTGTAACTTATAAAGAAACAGTGTAAAAAGAAGTGGTAATAACTGCGGCATAATTCCGTCTAAGAGTTTCTGGATTTTAATCGTTGTCTTATCCATCCTAATCACAGTTCCAACATTGATTTTTACGTACTGAGCGATTAAAGATCCTAGAACAATAACACCAACCATCGTAGAAACATTAATGATTTTTTGCATCACTTTGGCTTGTTCACCGCTTTGAATGTATTGGATTCCTTTTTCATACCCAGCGATTATTCCATAATATTTAACTGCAATATTGATTGCGTTATAAATGATAAACATAAGGATTGGGCCGAGGAAGTTCCCTTGAAGAGCATAAGCTGCTCCAATACTACCAGCAATCGCCTGAATCGTGATCTTAAAAACACTATCGCCAATTCCAGCCAGTGGCCCCATCATACCAGCTTTGACCGCGATTACTGCCTCTTTTTCATCTTCATTAGTTGTTTCTTCGATCGCTGTCGTGATTCCTAAGATCATCCCGCTAGCTGTATTCTGCGAAAGAAACATCATTAAATGACGCTGCATCGCCTTTACTCTAGTCTTGAGATCTGCTTTTGCATATAAACGTTTTAAAGCTGGCACCATCGCGGTTAAGAAGGCAATGGCCTGCATATTATCGTTGGTAGAAGTCAACCCCAGGCCAAAAATTTGAAGCCGCCAATAGATCTTATTTAGGTCTTTACGGGTTATTTTCTGGTAAGTTCCCTTATTTTGGGTATTCTTGTTTGCGTTTAATTCTTCTTCAGTAATTTGAACGTCTTTACTCATAGGTCATATTCCTCTTCGTCATCTACTTGGGTTACCGCCGATTTCGTCGCCATCTCTTTTTGATTATCCATAATTTCCATAACGAACATATAAATGATTGCAAATGACAACGCAATTAAAGTAACTGGTAAAACACTTAATTTCAGATAAGTTGATAATACAAACCCTAAAATTAAAAATGGCCAAAGTGTCCCTTTCATCATCATCGTCATTAAAATTGCAAGACCTACTGCTGGTAAAATTGATGCAGCGATTCCAAGCCCGCTCAAAATATTTTTAGGAATTACGGCTAAAACCTTGTCGACGACCCCTTTTTGAAAATAAACCACTAAAAAAGTTGGAATTGCTCGTAACATAAACTGAAAAATAACTGCCACAATATTAATTTTCATTATTCCATCGAAATCACCAGTAAGTGCGATTTTATCAGCCCAAGGCTCAAATAACTGCCTTACAAATCGAGCGAATAGCAATAATTGTTGAACTAAAACAGCAACTGTAGTCGCAGCAGCAACACCTGCCGCAATCCCTTGGGGGGTCGACCCCGTGCCTGAAGTAATTGAGACGCTTACTCCAACAATTGTCCCGACAATCATATCTGGCGTTTGATAACCAGCCATATTCCCTAATCCCATCCACATCAGTTCCAATGTTCCTGAGATAATAAGAGCCGTTTTCATATCCCCTAAAATTAAACCAATAATTGGACCAACTAAAAGTGGCCTTCGTAGCATTTGAGGGCCTTGATCATCATAAGAACAATAACCAGCCCACAGTGAAATCAAAAGTGCTTGTACAAAAGACATGTTTGTTTCCTCCTTGATATAACCAAGTATAGAATGCGCTTACATCAAAGACCAGATATGTATTTGCCAATTAAAGAGGCAAATATTTGCGGGGAGATTAGAAGGATAACAAAAAAACCAACTCAAAGCTTAAACTGCTTTGAATTGGTTTTTTAAATTTTTTTATTTTAGATCAATCAATGGATCTGATATTTTAACTTGATCACTAGCAATTACATTAACTTCTTGATAGTCCTTGCTATTGGTAATAATCACTGGGGTGGTTAGTGCTAACCCTGCTTCTTTAATAACTGCCATATCAAACTTCACCAAAGATTGACCGCTTTTGACGCGATCTCCCTTATTAACCAACATCTCGAATCCCTTGCCATCTAACTGCACGGTATCCATGCCAATATGAATCAAAATTTCAGCACCTTGATCAGTTAACAAGCCGATCGCATGCCCTGTTGGGAAAATCATTTGAACAGTTGCATCTGCTGGGGCAACAACTTCCCCAATTTCTGGTTCAATTGCAACACCAGCTCCCATTGCTCCACTTGAAAATACTTCATCCTTTACATCTTTTAAAGCTACGACTGAACCAGTCAAAGGACTTTTTAACGTTTCAGGATTTAAGCTAGTCGAAGAAATCGCTTCTTCTTGTTTTGAATCAGTTACAGCGGGAGCTAAATTATCATTTACTCCACCCCAAACCATCGTAAGAACTGTCCCTAAAACAAATGCTAGCGCGTCACCAATTAACGATATTGCAAATCCTTTACTGATGAACGTTGGAATTGTCAAAATGCTCACTAAGCCGACTGAGTTGGCGTGAACTCCAGAAGCCGCAACAATCGCGCCTCCAATTGCACCAGCAATCGAAGCACAGTAAAATGGCTTTTTCATTTTTAAAGTTATTCCATAAACTGTTGGCTCAGTGATTCCGAAAATTGCAGTAATCGTATTGGAACCAGCTAATCCCTTCATTTTTTCGTCTTTAGTTTTTAAGAAGACGCCAAGCGCTGCCCCAGCTTGAGCTAAAACAGCAGGTAAAAGAATTGGAACCAAAGGATCATATCCCCATTTGGTCAAATTGTTCATCATGACTGGCACAAATGCCCAGTGAACCCCAAAGATCACGAATACTTCCCAGAATCCGCCCAGAACCAGGCCGGAAAGGATTCTAGCGTTCTTGTAAAGAGTTATGACAAGTTCAGCTAATGCATTACTAATTGCCGTACTGATTGGACCAACTACAATAAAAGTCACGGGGACCAAAATCATCAGCATACATAACGGCGTCAAGATATTGCGAACTGATTCATGCCAAAATTTATTAAAGAGCGGTTCTAAATACTTTTGCAGAAATACTACCAATAAAATCGGAATTACTGTGCTGGTATAAGTGGTTGGCACAATTGGGATTCCAAAGAAATTAATTGCTGCATGCTTCGTCGTCAATTCGACCATCGTCGGATAAACCAACGCCATTGCAATCGAAACAGTGACATACTGGTTCACTTTTAATTGCTTTGAAGCCGTGAAAGCTAAAACAATTGGTAGAAAATAGAAAATTCCATCAGCTGCAGCGTACCAAACTTGATAAGCTCCGGTATTTGGCGTCATCCATTTTAATACAACAAATAAAGACAACAAACCTTTTAAAATTCCAGCACCTGCCATTGCTCCTAAAAACGGAGTAAATGAACCAGAAATAAAACCAATAAAAGCATCAAATGCTCCTTTTGCGGTTAATTTCTTTTTTTCTGTTGGAACTACTTCTTCGGTTGATCCACCAAGTTCAGGATACTGAGTAGTCATCGTGTCAAACACTTCGCCAACATTGTTACCAATTACAACCTGATATTGGCCTCCTGCTTTAACAACAGTGACAACACCATCTAATGCTTCAATTACTGATGTCTGAGCTTTGCTCTCATCTTTTAAAATAAATCTTAATCTTGTCGCACAATGCCATGAAGAGTCAATATTTTTAACTCCCCCAACATTTTCAACAATTTGCTTGCTTAATTCTTCGTAAGCCATTTTTTCCTCCTAAAATATAAAAACCCGCCAAAGCTAAATTCTAGAATTAAATAATTCTAGTAAAATAGCAATTAACGGGTTAATGCCTGATCGAATCAGTAACACACCAGGTAATGATTATTCACTTATTTGGCGATGGGTGACCCGCCAGATATGTAATGTTAAATATACTTTTTCATCCGGCTGAAGCTGCCAACCTACTTTCTTTTGCAAAAAACCATCAATTCGTTCAACAGTTTGATACGCTTGCGGATATTTAGCAATCATTAATTTTAAAATCGCTGGGTCAAGATCATCATTGTTTGAATTTATCATTTTCAAATGTTGAATCATAAATGATCTTAAATGAGTAATGAACCGATTAAAATTAAAAGAATCGCTATCTAGATTTACCCCATATTCGTACTGTACAATATCAACTACTTGTTCAATTAGCTTGGTAATCTTAATTGTATCGTGAAGGCCCGGGGCATCGGTCCTTAAATTCAAAAAATGATAAGCAATCAGGACTACTTCTCCGTTTGAAAGCTGGCTACCAGTCATCTGTTGAATCAAATTAACCGATTGTTCAGCTGCCTCGTATTCCTGAGGAAACAGTTTTTGAACACTCCACCGAGTCGTGCCATCAGCTAAATCAACAGCAGTGCTTGCACGCTGCAAAGCAAACTCAATATGGTCTGCTAAAGCTAGATACTGATAACTATTAAATTTAACTGATAAATATGGCTCAACTAACTTAACAACTTCATTAGTAACTATAATAGTTTGTTCAGAGATGCTGGTTAAAGTATTTAATTCAGTACTATCTGCATCAGCAGCAATAAACCGCCTCGTAATTTTACTATCATCAATCGAATCTCCGGTCTTTTTCCCAAAGCCAATTCCGTTTCCAATCACCACCCACTCTGTATTATTTAGATCCTCAACCAGAGCAACGTTGTTATTAAAACTTTTAATAAAAATCAATTAACTGTTTCCCCCTGGTTAAAGCAAATAAAAAGCCTACCTTTCGATGATACATCAAAAGATAGGTTTATGCCCAAATTCAATTGGTAACACACCTTTTACGTTTCATATTATATAGGTCGGTGCAACCGTTGTCAATTTTTAATTCTAATTAATCAATCACCAATAGCGATTTAATCGCCTTGCGCTGAT of Xylocopilactobacillus apicola contains these proteins:
- a CDS encoding PTS system mannose/fructose/N-acetylgalactosamine-transporter subunit IIB; its protein translation is MAIKWIRIDDRLIHGQVASSWLRYIGAEQILCISDRAATNPVQEQVLKMAAPGYIVHVFDVEKFIKIYQKKPIKKTTFLITDSTSSVLKMKNGGVEFSEVNYGGMRTRDDRTVIYDYDLCFTPEEDHDLHELIDQGVKINYQIAAYDSPVPILDRIKQAGGK
- a CDS encoding PTS system mannose/fructose/sorbose family transporter subunit IID, with the protein product MSKDVQITEEELNANKNTQNKGTYQKITRKDLNKIYWRLQIFGLGLTSTNDNMQAIAFLTAMVPALKRLYAKADLKTRVKAMQRHLMMFLSQNTASGMILGITTAIEETTNEDEKEAVIAVKAGMMGPLAGIGDSVFKITIQAIAGSIGAAYALQGNFLGPILMFIIYNAINIAVKYYGIIAGYEKGIQYIQSGEQAKVMQKIINVSTMVGVIVLGSLIAQYVKINVGTVIRMDKTTIKIQKLLDGIMPQLLPLLFTLFLYKLQDYMPRKYMIWLIFGILALGTVLAVGGILV
- a CDS encoding beta-glucoside-specific PTS transporter subunit IIABC gives rise to the protein MAYEELSKQIVENVGGVKNIDSSWHCATRLRFILKDESKAQTSVIEALDGVVTVVKAGGQYQVVIGNNVGEVFDTMTTQYPELGGSTEEVVPTEKKKLTAKGAFDAFIGFISGSFTPFLGAMAGAGILKGLLSLFVVLKWMTPNTGAYQVWYAAADGIFYFLPIVLAFTASKQLKVNQYVTVSIAMALVYPTMVELTTKHAAINFFGIPIVPTTYTSTVIPILLVVFLQKYLEPLFNKFWHESVRNILTPLCMLMILVPVTFIVVGPISTAISNALAELVITLYKNARILSGLVLGGFWEVFVIFGVHWAFVPVMMNNLTKWGYDPLVPILLPAVLAQAGAALGVFLKTKDEKMKGLAGSNTITAIFGITEPTVYGITLKMKKPFYCASIAGAIGGAIVAASGVHANSVGLVSILTIPTFISKGFAISLIGDALAFVLGTVLTMVWGGVNDNLAPAVTDSKQEEAISSTSLNPETLKSPLTGSVVALKDVKDEVFSSGAMGAGVAIEPEIGEVVAPADATVQMIFPTGHAIGLLTDQGAEILIHIGMDTVQLDGKGFEMLVNKGDRVKSGQSLVKFDMAVIKEAGLALTTPVIITNSKDYQEVNVIASDQVKISDPLIDLK
- a CDS encoding PRD domain-containing protein, producing the protein MIFIKSFNNNVALVEDLNNTEWVVIGNGIGFGKKTGDSIDDSKITRRFIAADADSTELNTLTSISEQTIIVTNEVVKLVEPYLSVKFNSYQYLALADHIEFALQRASTAVDLADGTTRWSVQKLFPQEYEAAEQSVNLIQQMTGSQLSNGEVVLIAYHFLNLRTDAPGLHDTIKITKLIEQVVDIVQYEYGVNLDSDSFNFNRFITHLRSFMIQHLKMINSNNDDLDPAILKLMIAKYPQAYQTVERIDGFLQKKVGWQLQPDEKVYLTLHIWRVTHRQISE
- a CDS encoding PTS sugar transporter subunit IIA — translated: MSLKIILASHGKFALAALQTAEMIIGNSQEQVTVISVTPGRTYDECLAELQTIYQQYQKPGQEVLILVDIYGGTPANISTYLTLTAENVQVYSGLNLPVLMELLLSKPENLADAKKIVNEIGQNVMTDITAASKKEVDNNGDQMDSY
- a CDS encoding PTS mannose/fructose/sorbose/N-acetylgalactosamine transporter subunit IIC is translated as MSFVQALLISLWAGYCSYDDQGPQMLRRPLLVGPIIGLILGDMKTALIISGTLELMWMGLGNMAGYQTPDMIVGTIVGVSVSITSGTGSTPQGIAAGVAAATTVAVLVQQLLLFARFVRQLFEPWADKIALTGDFDGIMKINIVAVIFQFMLRAIPTFLVVYFQKGVVDKVLAVIPKNILSGLGIAASILPAVGLAILMTMMMKGTLWPFLILGFVLSTYLKLSVLPVTLIALSFAIIYMFVMEIMDNQKEMATKSAVTQVDDEEEYDL